In Astatotilapia calliptera chromosome 20, fAstCal1.2, whole genome shotgun sequence, one genomic interval encodes:
- the mrgbp gene encoding MRG/MORF4L-binding protein: MGEADVTLNQTDEKPPDSALAPGEDSVVWSHEVEVCLFHAMIGHKPVGVNRHFHMICIRDKFSQNIGRQVSSSVIWDHLGTMYDMQALHESEILPFPNNEKSFSLPDDIIQEVKEGKLGSEEESKEEFRMEREPPATHEEGSNSSVKMSERTSSIRDKERERDKEKGGSDGGLSSAATGGGGGSGSGGKEAEKRKRSRAAEKLLSSSNPASPGGAKRRRT, from the exons ATGGGAGAAGCTGATGTGACGCTGAACCAGACCGACGAGAAGCCGCCGGATTCGGCGTTGGCTCCCGGAGAGGACTCGGTGGTGTGGAGCCACGAGGTGGAGGTGTGCCTGTTCCACGCGATGATCGGACATAAACCAGTCG GCGTGAACCGTCACTTCCACATGATCTGCATCAGAGACAAGTTCAGTCAGAACATTGGACGGCAGGTCTCCTCCTCCGTCATCTGGGACCACCTGGGAACGATGTACGACATGCAGGCGCTG CACGAGTCGGAGATCCTGCCGTTCCCAAACAACGAGAAGAGCTTCTCCCTGCCCGATGACATCATCCAGGAGGTGAAGGAAG GGAAGCTGGGCTCAGAGGAGGAGTCCAAAGAGGAGTTCAGGATGGAGAGAGAACCTCCAGCTACACATGAAGAAG GGAGTAACTCCTCTGTGAAGATGTCGGAGCGAACAAGCAGCATTCGGGAtaaggagagagagcgagacaaGGAGAAGGGAGGAAGTGACGGAGGATTGTCGTCAGCGGCGACGGGAGGAGGCGGCGGAAGCGGTAGTGGAGGGAAGGAggcagagaagaggaagaggagtcgAGCGGCCGAGAAGCTCCTGTCGTCTTCCAACCCGGCGAGTCCGGGAGGAGCCAAGAGGAGGCGCACCTGA